Proteins from a single region of Deinococcus aquaedulcis:
- a CDS encoding manganese catalase family protein, whose amino-acid sequence MFYFDKRLQYPVRVERPNPLFAKMLQQALGGVEGEMRVMFQYLFQAWNSRGPAKYRDLLLNTGTEEIGHVEMLATAIALNLQGSPSAVQEEAARANPMVAAVMGGMSPRQYLSGGMGALAADSEGNPFNGSWVVSSGNIAADMYSNVNAEASGLVLATRLYEYTDDPGMKDMLRFLISRDVMHQQQWLAVIEELGGPEGNLPIPNSFPHDEAHETREFAYTFFTTSVDGSAPPQGRWTSGPSLDGRGEFRTVALQPMGEEPQLAPPLPQAHAQLQEIEGGQQRAAAAGLTDPGDTSSQGIASRLTETISSVADDLLGRGEKDR is encoded by the coding sequence ATGTTCTATTTCGATAAACGGCTGCAGTACCCGGTGCGCGTGGAGCGGCCCAATCCCCTGTTCGCCAAGATGCTGCAGCAGGCCCTGGGCGGCGTGGAAGGCGAGATGCGCGTGATGTTCCAGTACCTGTTTCAGGCGTGGAACTCGCGCGGGCCGGCCAAATACCGCGATCTGCTGCTGAACACCGGTACCGAGGAAATTGGGCATGTAGAGATGCTGGCCACCGCCATTGCCCTGAACCTGCAGGGCTCCCCCAGCGCCGTGCAGGAGGAAGCGGCGCGCGCCAACCCCATGGTCGCCGCTGTGATGGGCGGCATGAGCCCCCGGCAGTACCTGTCGGGCGGTATGGGCGCCCTGGCCGCCGACAGCGAGGGCAATCCGTTTAACGGCTCGTGGGTGGTGTCCAGCGGCAATATCGCCGCCGACATGTACTCGAACGTGAACGCCGAGGCCAGTGGGCTGGTGCTTGCCACCCGCCTGTACGAGTACACCGACGACCCCGGCATGAAAGACATGCTGCGCTTTCTGATCTCGCGCGACGTGATGCACCAGCAGCAGTGGCTGGCGGTCATTGAGGAACTGGGCGGTCCCGAAGGCAACCTGCCCATTCCGAACTCGTTTCCACACGATGAGGCGCACGAAACGCGCGAATTCGCCTACACCTTTTTCACCACCAGCGTGGACGGTTCGGCGCCGCCCCAGGGCCGCTGGACCTCCGGGCCCAGCCTGGATGGCCGGGGCGAATTCCGCACCGTGGCCCTGCAGCCTATGGGCGAGGAACCCCAGCTGGCGCCGCCGCTGCCGCAGGCCCACGCCCAGCTGCAGGAAATCGAGGGTGGGCAGCAGCGCGCAGCGGCGGCCGGCCTGACCGATCCCGGCGACACCAGCTCGCAGGGCATCGCCTCGCGCCTCACCGAAACCATCAGCTCCGTGGCCGACGACCTGCTGGGCCGTGGAGAAAAAGACCGCTGA
- a CDS encoding NUDIX hydrolase, whose product MGDLLLPPQATQVGLAVDVAAFAMHAGELRVLLVQRGELPHARDWALPGGFVHPGEELHEAALRELRTETTVELEPRHLEQFFTFGEVNRDPRGRIVSVAHLAVLPAGAVEVSGGGHTLGAAWLSAHQPPRLAFDHQAILDRALGRLQLRLEYANLALEFLPDTFTLPELQGVFEAILNRKLDKRNFRKRVLSQGTLMPSGERRSGVGRPAQLYRRAKGTRTPAL is encoded by the coding sequence GTGGGTGACCTGCTGCTGCCCCCTCAGGCCACCCAGGTGGGGCTGGCCGTGGATGTGGCGGCCTTTGCTATGCACGCCGGGGAACTGCGGGTGCTGCTGGTGCAGCGCGGCGAACTGCCCCACGCCCGCGACTGGGCGCTGCCCGGCGGTTTCGTGCACCCCGGCGAGGAACTGCACGAGGCGGCCCTGCGCGAACTGCGCACCGAAACCACCGTGGAACTGGAACCCCGGCACCTGGAACAGTTCTTCACCTTTGGCGAGGTTAACCGCGATCCGCGCGGGCGCATCGTGAGCGTGGCGCATCTGGCCGTGCTGCCTGCCGGTGCCGTGGAGGTCAGCGGTGGGGGCCACACCCTGGGCGCGGCGTGGCTCAGCGCCCACCAGCCGCCCCGGCTGGCCTTTGACCATCAGGCGATTCTGGACCGGGCGCTGGGGCGGCTGCAGCTGCGCCTGGAATACGCCAACCTCGCCCTGGAATTCCTGCCCGACACCTTTACCCTCCCTGAATTGCAGGGGGTCTTTGAGGCCATCCTGAACCGCAAGCTGGACAAGCGCAATTTCCGCAAGCGCGTGCTGTCGCAGGGCACCCTGATGCCCAGCGGCGAGCGCCGCAGCGGCGTGGGCCGCCCCGCCCAGCTGTACCGCCGCGCCAAGGGCACCCGCACCCCGGCGCTGTAG
- a CDS encoding amylo-alpha-1,6-glucosidase: MTAPDFAAPAPGAPAWPTAATFGPQAARNPDLEVLLTDGLGGFALSSLAGVPTRCYSGLVVSAQPPVQRAAHFVSPHEVLRLSTRAGLREVALHALEIAPGVFEGQGLDVLSGAALLDLLPEREQAVGGVTVRRRAFSPRGSGAVVFLYEVQSREPVSLVLGGYFVDRDMHAAHRRAPDLTFSAAGREVAVQGERLTRVTVHAPGAALGTLEPRPFTQRVYYRHDAARGEPDHEYVRGAALWDLSFPAGGGRAALVVQGLTPATGEVTVEDPWAAYAQEAARRRALAAQAQAVTGVRDDLVATLAVAADAYLVRRAQPAGTTVIAGYPWFADWGRDTMIALTGVALLTGRWTEAREILDTFLRTLRRGLIPNNFHEDGAGAGYNTVDGALWLAVALERYVTVTGDLDFARAALPALRELLDWHRRGTDHGIRADTDGLLLAGEGGVQLTWMDVKIGDWVVTPRHGKPVEIQGLWLSALGAEGRLSAALGQPAQFAGALAQGQASFARFWQAGAYADALDPQGQPDYSLRPNVALALALPDTPATPAQVAAAVGDLETELLTPLGLHTLSPLDPRYKGNYGGAQVQRDAAYHQGTVWPWPLTAFVELLLSRGEVGPARAALHGLMGHVWDAGLGHVSEVFAGDSLRPGGCPFQAWSVAELLRAHVLVSRAEAQRAATPTGP, encoded by the coding sequence GTGACTGCGCCTGACTTCGCTGCGCCCGCACCCGGTGCCCCCGCCTGGCCCACCGCCGCCACCTTTGGCCCCCAGGCCGCCCGCAACCCCGACCTGGAAGTGCTGCTCACCGACGGCCTGGGCGGCTTTGCCCTCAGCAGCCTCGCCGGGGTGCCCACGCGCTGCTACTCGGGCCTGGTGGTCAGCGCCCAGCCGCCCGTGCAGCGCGCCGCACACTTTGTCTCGCCGCACGAGGTGCTGCGCCTGAGCACCCGCGCGGGCCTGCGAGAGGTAGCTCTGCACGCCCTAGAAATTGCCCCCGGGGTCTTTGAAGGGCAGGGACTGGACGTGCTGAGCGGCGCCGCGCTGCTGGACCTGCTGCCCGAACGCGAACAGGCGGTGGGCGGCGTGACCGTGCGCCGCCGCGCCTTCAGCCCACGTGGCTCGGGGGCGGTGGTCTTTCTGTACGAGGTGCAGAGCCGCGAACCCGTCAGCCTCGTGCTGGGCGGCTACTTTGTGGACCGCGACATGCACGCCGCGCACCGCCGCGCCCCGGACCTGACCTTCAGCGCCGCCGGGCGCGAGGTGGCGGTGCAGGGCGAGCGCCTGACCCGCGTGACCGTGCACGCGCCGGGCGCGGCCCTGGGCACCCTGGAGCCGCGCCCCTTCACCCAGCGCGTGTACTACCGCCACGATGCGGCGCGCGGCGAACCCGATCACGAGTACGTGCGAGGCGCCGCCCTGTGGGACCTGAGCTTCCCGGCCGGCGGCGGGCGCGCGGCCCTGGTGGTGCAGGGCCTGACCCCCGCCACGGGCGAGGTCACGGTGGAAGACCCCTGGGCCGCCTACGCCCAGGAAGCCGCCCGCCGCCGCGCACTGGCCGCGCAGGCCCAGGCCGTGACCGGGGTGCGCGACGACCTCGTGGCCACCCTGGCGGTCGCCGCCGACGCCTACCTCGTGCGCCGCGCCCAGCCGGCCGGCACCACGGTGATCGCGGGCTACCCCTGGTTTGCCGACTGGGGCCGCGACACCATGATCGCGCTGACCGGTGTAGCGCTGCTGACCGGCCGCTGGACCGAAGCGCGCGAGATTCTGGACACCTTCCTGCGCACGCTGCGCCGGGGCCTGATTCCCAACAACTTTCACGAGGACGGCGCCGGCGCGGGCTACAACACGGTGGACGGCGCCCTGTGGCTGGCGGTGGCCCTGGAACGCTACGTGACCGTGACCGGCGACCTGGACTTCGCGCGCGCGGCGCTGCCGGCCTTGCGCGAGTTGCTGGACTGGCACCGGCGCGGCACCGACCACGGCATCCGCGCCGACACCGACGGCCTGCTGCTGGCCGGCGAGGGCGGCGTGCAGCTGACCTGGATGGACGTGAAAATTGGCGACTGGGTGGTGACCCCCCGGCACGGCAAGCCCGTGGAGATTCAGGGGCTGTGGCTCTCGGCGCTGGGGGCCGAGGGGCGGCTCTCGGCGGCCCTGGGTCAGCCGGCGCAGTTCGCCGGGGCGCTGGCGCAGGGGCAGGCCAGCTTCGCGCGGTTCTGGCAGGCGGGCGCCTACGCCGATGCCCTGGACCCCCAGGGCCAGCCGGACTACAGTCTGCGCCCCAACGTGGCCCTGGCGCTGGCCCTGCCCGACACGCCTGCCACCCCGGCCCAGGTGGCGGCGGCGGTGGGGGACCTGGAAACGGAACTGCTGACCCCCCTGGGCCTGCACACCCTGTCGCCGCTGGACCCGCGCTACAAGGGCAATTACGGCGGCGCGCAGGTGCAGCGCGACGCGGCCTACCATCAGGGCACCGTCTGGCCCTGGCCGCTCACGGCGTTTGTCGAACTGCTGCTCTCCCGGGGCGAGGTGGGGCCGGCACGCGCGGCCCTGCACGGCCTGATGGGCCATGTGTGGGACGCCGGGCTGGGCCACGTTTCAGAGGTGTTTGCGGGCGACAGCCTGCGCCCGGGGGGCTGCCCGTTTCAGGCCTGGAGCGTGGCCGAACTGCTGCGCGCCCACGTGCTGGTCTCGCGCGCTGAAGCGCAGCGGGCCGCCACGCCCACCGGGCCCTGA
- a CDS encoding zinc-dependent alcohol dehydrogenase, producing the protein MRALCWEGVNDLRVQTVPDPELVNPHDVILKISLSTTCGSDLHFIDGYIPTMRPGDVIGHEFMGVVEEVGAAVTKVRRGDRVVVPSFVSCGNCWYCQKDLYSLCDNTNPNAALQAPALGYPTGAVYGYTHAFGGYAGSHAQYMRVPHADVGCFPVPEGLSDEQALFLSDAAPTGYMGADFCHIQPGDTVAVWGGGGVGLMAAQSARLLGAERVIVIDRFPERLRLAREHAGAETINYAQTPEVLALLHDLTGGRGPDACIDAVGMEAHGTGPGYLYDRAKQALRLSTDRGQALRQAIMACRKGGTLSVLGVYGLMDKFPLGVIMNKGLTVRTAQQHGQHYLPRLLDHAVRGELDASYLATHRFSLEDSPRVYEMFKHKTDGMVRAVFAP; encoded by the coding sequence ATGCGAGCCCTCTGCTGGGAAGGCGTGAACGATCTGCGCGTGCAGACCGTCCCCGATCCCGAACTGGTCAACCCACACGACGTCATTCTGAAAATCAGCCTGTCCACCACCTGCGGGTCGGACCTGCACTTTATTGACGGCTACATTCCCACCATGCGCCCCGGCGACGTGATCGGCCACGAGTTCATGGGCGTGGTGGAAGAGGTGGGCGCCGCCGTGACCAAGGTGCGCCGGGGTGACCGCGTGGTGGTGCCCTCGTTTGTGTCCTGTGGCAACTGCTGGTACTGCCAGAAAGACCTGTATTCCCTGTGTGACAACACCAACCCCAACGCGGCCCTTCAGGCCCCGGCACTGGGCTATCCCACGGGCGCGGTGTACGGGTACACCCACGCCTTTGGCGGCTACGCGGGCTCGCACGCCCAGTACATGCGCGTCCCCCACGCCGATGTGGGCTGCTTTCCGGTGCCCGAAGGCCTCAGCGACGAGCAGGCGCTGTTTCTCTCGGACGCGGCGCCCACCGGGTACATGGGGGCAGATTTCTGCCACATTCAGCCTGGCGACACCGTGGCGGTCTGGGGCGGCGGCGGCGTGGGCCTCATGGCGGCGCAGAGTGCCCGGCTGCTGGGCGCCGAGCGGGTGATCGTTATTGACCGCTTTCCAGAGCGGCTGCGCCTGGCCCGCGAACACGCCGGCGCCGAGACCATCAATTACGCCCAGACCCCGGAGGTGCTGGCCCTGCTGCACGACCTGACGGGCGGACGCGGCCCGGACGCCTGCATTGACGCGGTGGGCATGGAAGCCCACGGCACCGGCCCCGGCTACCTGTATGACCGCGCCAAGCAGGCGCTGCGCCTGAGCACCGACCGGGGACAGGCCCTGCGCCAGGCGATCATGGCCTGCCGCAAGGGCGGCACCCTTTCGGTCCTGGGGGTCTACGGCCTGATGGACAAATTTCCGCTGGGCGTGATCATGAACAAGGGCCTGACGGTGCGCACCGCCCAGCAGCACGGCCAGCATTACCTGCCCCGGCTGCTGGACCACGCGGTGCGGGGCGAACTGGACGCCTCGTATCTGGCCACCCACCGCTTTTCACTGGAAGACAGCCCCCGCGTCTACGAGATGTTCAAGCACAAGACCGACGGCATGGTGCGCGCGGTCTTTGCGCCCTGA
- the infC gene encoding translation initiation factor IF-3, whose translation MMNIAKEHKVNEQIRVRQIRLIGAEGEQVGIIDTRDAMQMAREAGMDLVMVSPQAVPPVCRLLDYGRFRYEQQQNEKENRKRARAQEVKAIKFRVKIDDHDFNTKTGHVRRFLEEGHKVKVTIMFRGRERTHPELGERILVRVAEVLADVGAPESNPSMMGMDMNMIMTPKAAPAPKKERAAVAEDGSAPAAPGDSAAAASA comes from the coding sequence GTGATGAACATAGCGAAAGAACACAAGGTCAACGAGCAGATTCGGGTGCGCCAGATTCGCCTGATCGGCGCTGAAGGTGAGCAGGTGGGCATTATTGATACGCGCGACGCCATGCAGATGGCGCGCGAGGCCGGGATGGACCTGGTGATGGTCAGCCCCCAGGCCGTGCCCCCTGTGTGCCGCCTGCTCGACTATGGCCGGTTCCGCTACGAACAGCAGCAGAACGAGAAGGAAAACCGCAAGCGGGCCCGCGCGCAGGAAGTCAAGGCGATCAAGTTCCGCGTGAAGATTGACGACCACGACTTCAACACCAAAACCGGGCACGTCCGGCGCTTTCTGGAAGAAGGCCACAAGGTCAAGGTCACCATCATGTTCCGTGGCCGCGAGCGCACCCACCCCGAACTGGGTGAGCGCATTCTGGTCCGCGTGGCCGAAGTGCTGGCCGATGTGGGGGCCCCCGAGAGCAACCCCAGCATGATGGGCATGGACATGAACATGATCATGACCCCCAAAGCGGCCCCCGCGCCCAAGAAAGAGCGCGCCGCCGTGGCCGAGGACGGCAGCGCCCCGGCCGCCCCTGGCGACAGCGCCGCTGCAGCCAGCGCGTAA
- a CDS encoding SRPBCC family protein gives MTSHPKRAGQPLSAAALAALSRLSPGSPWRRPTPLGGAVLVLVGGGLLYRRAVHQRRAATSGPLEAQRVMSVLRAPEDLTQAWQDPGVLAQVLAPFADVTALGHGRLHWVLRVPGDPPTWDTETVETRPGQLVRWRSVPGAALALQAELRLRPAPLGRGTETTLWFQLQAPGDQLGPAFRAAGLGQLVEGALRRFKSLMEAGEIPTLTRNPAARPA, from the coding sequence ATGACCAGTCACCCCAAACGCGCCGGCCAGCCCCTGAGCGCGGCGGCGCTGGCCGCCCTGTCCAGACTCTCGCCGGGCTCGCCGTGGCGGCGGCCCACACCGCTGGGCGGGGCCGTGCTGGTCCTGGTGGGGGGCGGCCTGCTGTACCGCCGGGCCGTTCACCAGCGCCGCGCCGCCACATCTGGCCCCCTGGAAGCCCAGCGCGTGATGAGCGTGCTGCGCGCCCCAGAGGACCTGACCCAGGCGTGGCAGGACCCCGGTGTGCTGGCCCAGGTGCTGGCTCCGTTTGCCGATGTAACGGCGCTGGGCCACGGCCGCCTGCACTGGGTGCTGCGCGTGCCCGGCGACCCGCCCACCTGGGACACCGAGACGGTGGAGACGCGGCCCGGCCAGCTGGTGCGCTGGCGCTCGGTGCCGGGCGCGGCCCTGGCGCTGCAGGCCGAACTGCGCCTGCGCCCCGCGCCCTTGGGTCGGGGCACTGAAACCACGCTGTGGTTTCAGCTGCAGGCCCCAGGAGACCAGCTGGGCCCCGCCTTCCGGGCCGCCGGGCTGGGCCAACTGGTGGAGGGGGCGCTGCGCCGGTTCAAAAGTCTCATGGAAGCCGGCGAAATCCCCACCCTGACCCGCAACCCCGCCGCCCGCCCCGCCTGA